From Syntrophaceae bacterium, one genomic window encodes:
- a CDS encoding TRAP transporter large permease, translated as MGWILFGSFFFLLLVGVPVGLAVGLSALIIFVVSGIPLQMVPQTFFEGSSSYALVAVPFFILAGDILARGGISERILAIAEATIGRIRGGLGIVATCASMFIAAISGSGAATTAAVGASLLPEMNKKKYDTDFSAALIASSGSIGVVIPPSVPMVLYAVIAGESVAKLFLGGFIPGTLMGTGLIAYAVWYSNRQGYPASEKLPTRMVVRRFFDSLWGLVTPVIILGGIFAGYFTPSEAAAIAVDYTLLIAWLVYRTLTFRRFYELVVGAGVTSALIMFIIGTAKIFGWGLAFYEIPEAVARSMVVIAGNSSLLIYLMINVIILIAGFFMETASALIILTPIFLPLIAAVGGDAIHFGVIMTIGLAIGMATPPMAINIFVASAISSRSLEQISRAIWPMVIILIAVLLICTYFPWFVMVLPKAFMGVQ; from the coding sequence ATGGGCTGGATCCTGTTCGGAAGCTTTTTCTTCCTCCTGCTCGTCGGCGTTCCCGTCGGACTGGCGGTGGGCCTCTCCGCACTCATCATCTTTGTGGTTTCAGGCATTCCCCTGCAGATGGTGCCCCAGACCTTCTTTGAAGGAAGCAGCTCCTATGCCCTGGTTGCGGTTCCCTTTTTCATCCTTGCCGGAGACATTCTGGCCCGGGGAGGCATCTCGGAGCGGATTCTGGCCATCGCCGAAGCGACCATCGGGCGAATCCGGGGGGGCCTCGGAATCGTGGCCACATGTGCGTCCATGTTTATCGCCGCGATTTCCGGTTCGGGGGCGGCGACCACGGCGGCAGTGGGCGCATCGCTCCTGCCGGAGATGAACAAGAAAAAATACGACACGGATTTTTCCGCAGCCCTCATCGCTTCCTCCGGATCCATTGGTGTCGTCATCCCGCCCAGCGTCCCCATGGTACTTTATGCGGTCATCGCCGGGGAATCCGTAGCCAAGCTCTTCCTGGGAGGCTTTATTCCGGGAACACTGATGGGCACAGGCCTGATCGCCTATGCCGTCTGGTATTCGAACAGGCAGGGCTATCCCGCCAGCGAAAAGCTGCCGACCCGAATGGTCGTCCGGCGTTTTTTCGATTCCCTCTGGGGGCTTGTGACCCCCGTGATCATTCTGGGCGGGATTTTTGCGGGCTATTTCACCCCTTCGGAAGCGGCTGCCATCGCCGTTGATTATACGCTGCTCATCGCCTGGCTCGTCTACAGGACCCTGACCTTCCGGCGGTTTTATGAACTGGTGGTCGGCGCAGGGGTCACGTCCGCCCTGATCATGTTCATCATCGGCACCGCGAAAATTTTCGGTTGGGGGCTTGCCTTCTATGAAATCCCCGAAGCCGTTGCCAGATCCATGGTCGTCATTGCGGGAAACAGCTCTCTTCTGATCTACCTGATGATCAACGTCATTATCCTGATCGCCGGTTTTTTCATGGAGACGGCGTCCGCCCTGATCATTTTGACCCCCATCTTTCTTCCCCTGATTGCCGCCGTCGGCGGGGACGCCATCCATTTCGGCGTGATCATGACGATCGGCCTGGCCATCGGCATGGCGACCCCACCCATGGCCATCAACATTTTCGTGGCCAGTGCGATCAGCAGCCGCTCTCTGGAGCAGATCAGCAGGGCAATCTGGCCCATGGTCATCATTCTCATCGCCGTGCTTCTGATCTGCACCTATTTCCCCTGGTTTGTCATGGTCCTGCCGAAGGCCTTCATGGGCGTGCAATAA
- a CDS encoding TRAP transporter small permease, whose amino-acid sequence MESVTASERKRGEGAATASSRLLQLSDRINGWSEKLLFVLMLAMIFFTTIQVVFRVLFTAFSWTEEITCFLLFFASLVGTSVAFKRGAHIAVTFIVQRLPGAGQKALAIGVHLLGILFFAVIAIYGTLLMGTESQQLSPGLQIPMLWIYIAFPVMGAVIILHLLAGIRQTIGKA is encoded by the coding sequence ATGGAATCCGTGACGGCGTCGGAGCGGAAACGGGGAGAGGGGGCGGCAACCGCCTCCTCCCGCCTTTTGCAGTTGAGCGACCGGATCAACGGCTGGAGTGAAAAACTCCTGTTTGTGCTGATGCTGGCCATGATCTTTTTCACCACGATCCAGGTCGTCTTTCGGGTCCTCTTCACCGCATTTTCCTGGACCGAAGAGATCACCTGCTTCCTCCTGTTCTTCGCATCCCTGGTGGGAACCTCCGTGGCATTCAAGAGAGGCGCCCACATTGCCGTGACGTTCATCGTCCAGCGCCTTCCCGGAGCAGGGCAAAAGGCCCTGGCGATTGGGGTTCATCTCCTCGGGATCCTTTTCTTCGCTGTCATTGCAATTTACGGAACCCTGCTCATGGGGACCGAATCCCAACAGCTGTCTCCAGGCCTGCAAATTCCGATGCTCTGGATCTATATCGCATTTCCCGTCATGGGTGCGGTGATCATCCTCCACCTTCTGGCCGGGATCCGGCAGACAATCGGGAAGGCCTGA